In one window of Thalassophryne amazonica chromosome 9, fThaAma1.1, whole genome shotgun sequence DNA:
- the LOC117517499 gene encoding olfactory receptor 52N5-like gives MMENYTYNSLTLQLERLNISVFVVVFFIFMFIMVANAGITLLIFINKNLHQPMFLLYCNLSLIDILGNCVMIPHLLSNMLMSECIINYNECVIQAFLTHLYGTTTHTVLMIMAFDRYVAICNPLHYTTIMTTNMVWKLSLSAWGVGFVLVGILIGLSVRLNRCRTLITNLFCDNASLFRLSCDSVFINNVYGLTFTVVLLTSSISSIVLTYTKITVVCLTSKNKSLNKKALNTCSTHLTVYLIMFICGMMIIVLHRFPQFSYYRKVCAILFHIVPGILNPIIYGTQSAEILKALSNFLRISQKNSLCDDVK, from the coding sequence ATGATGGAAAACTACACCTACAACAGTTTGACGCTACAGCTGGAGAGACTAAATATCTCTGTCTTTGTCGTCGTCTTTTTCATCTTCATGTTTATTATGGTGGCAAACGCAGGCATCACACTTCTGATTTTTATCAATAAGAACCTTCACCAGCCCATGTTTCTGCTTTACTGTAACCTGTCACTTATCGACATCCTGGGAAATTGTGTCATGATACCACATTTACTTTCCAATATGTTGATGTCTGAATGTATCATTAATTATAACGAGTGTGTCATCCAGGCATTCCTAACACACTTGTATGGAACCACGACTCACACTGTGCTCATGATTATGGCTTTTGACAGATACGTGGCCATCTGTAATCCTCTTCACTACACCACCATCATGACCACTAACATGGTGTGGAAGCTGTCGCTCTCTGCCTGGGGAGTGGGTTTTGTTCTGGTCGGGATTCTGATCGGTCTGTCCGTCCGACTCAACAGATGCAGGACTCTGATAACAAATCTTTTCTGTGACAACGCCTCACTGTTCAGACTATCCTGTGACAGCGTCTTCATCAATAATGTCTACGGTCTCACCTTCACTGTGGTCTTACTTACATCTTCTATCAGCAGCATTGTTCTCACGTACACTAAGATTACAGTCGTCTGTctgaccagtaagaacaaatctcTGAACAAGAAGGCCTTAAACACCTGCAGCACTCATCTCACTGTCTATCTGATCATGTTTATTTGTGGAATGATGATCATTGTCCTGCATCGATTCCCACAGTTCTCTTATTACAGGAAAGTCTGTGCTATTTTGTTTCATATTGTCCCAGGAATTCTCAACCCCATCATTTATGGAACACAATCTGCAGAAATCCTTAAAGCCTTGTCAAACTTTTTGCGAATTTCACAAAAAAATAGTCTTTGTGATGATGTCAAGTAA